In Acetonema longum DSM 6540, the genomic stretch CTTGCACTGGGAAGTATTTTAGCGGTAACAGGCCGGTTTGCACCAATGCTTTTTACCTGGTTGGTCAATTCATCAATAGCTTCTTTGCCGGCACCGGAAACCGCCTGATAAGTAGATACAACAACACGCTTTATTTTAGCCCGGTCGTGGATTGGTTTCAACGCCATCACCATAATGATTGTGGAACAGTTAGGATTAGCAATAATGCCTTGGTGATTCCTGATGGCTTCAGGGTTCACTTCCGGTACAATCAAAGGGACATTGGGATCCATCCGGAAGGTGCTGGAGTTGTCAATAACCACTGCCCCACGCTTGACCGCTTCCGGCGCAAAGGTCTTACTGGCGGATCCTCCTGCAAATAAAGCAATATGAACATCGTTAAATGAGTCAGGTACGGCTTCTTCCACAACAAATGTTTTTCCCATGAATTCAATTTTCTTGCCGGCAGATCGCTCCGACGCCAAAAGTTTCAATTCAGCATAAGGAAAATTCCGTTCTTCAATCAGTTTTAAAAATTCCTGCCCCACTACGCCGGTGGCGCCTAGTATAGCAACATTGTACTTTTTCACCAGATCCACTCCCATCTTTAATCCACTTCAATCTAAAATGTTTTCCAATCCGTAAACACATCCGTTGACCGTTAACACTTTCTTACAGGCTAATACTACTCCGGGCATGAAGGATTCGCGGGAAATGGAATCATGACGAATGCTGAGGGTTTGCCCCAGTCCGCCGAATATCACCTCTTGATGGGCAACATAGCCCGGTAATCGTATACTATGTATGCGCATACCGGAAAGTTCCCCCCCACGGCTTCCGGGAATTTTTTCCACTTCTTGTGGGTGCCCCTGTTTTAAATAGCCCCGGCTCTTTTCAATTAATTCAGCCGTGCGTAAAGCAGTACCGGATGGTGAATCCAATTTTTGGTCATGATGCATTTCAATGATTTCAGCATGAGGCAATATTTTAGCTGCCTCCTGGGACAGACGCATCATTAAAACGGCACCGATGGAAAAATTGGGGGCGATGATGGCATTCACACCACTAGTGCGGCATAAAGATTCCACCGCAGCGATATCGGCCGCACTCATTCCGGTTGTTCCCACCACCGGACATACGCCATTGCGAATCGCGATCTTAAGATTATTTAATACCGCACCAGGATTCGTAAAATCGACCATAACCTGGGGCTTAGTTTCTTTAATGACCGTGTCTAAATCATTGCCGACAATGACGCCTATCTTCTCTGTCCCGATTAAACTGCCTACATCGGCAAAACCGGAATGAATATCCACTGCTCCCACAACACTCAACTGCTCATCCTGATGAACCGCTTTCAGAACTTCCCGCCCCATTTTACCGTAAGCGCCGCACACAAGTACTCTGATCACAATTAACACCTCCTTAAAAAATAAAAACAGCCAGTTTCTATCCCCATCTGGCTGTTTTCACAGACAAGTCAAACAAGGAAGATTCAAAGTTGTACTTCCCTATATGACAACTGATGAGATAGCGCTCCACCAAAAAAATTTGGTGACAGTTTTGCACCTGTTTAATGCAAAACCAGTGCGACCGATCCGGTATCATGCCGCACTTCGGCAGTCAACCCTTTCCTTTCAGATCATCAGCACCACTCTTCCTGAAAGTACTCTTGTTGCCCGCACCTCTACCTGCATATTCTTATTTAATTGTATGTTTATTGTATATCATTGGCTACCAAAGTGTCAACGATTTTAGCGGCTGTTGTGAGATTCCACTTCCTGGGCGCCATTTTGCCGCAAAACCAGGGCCGCTTTGTCCACATTGGAGGGGGAAGTGCGGATCACAGCCAGTATGCCGCCTTCTTTGACTCTATTTTCATAGTGTTCACTTACCTCAGCCGGGATGCCCCAGTCAATCAGGCCGCCGGCAACGCCGCCCATCAGGGCTCCGCTAAGAGCAGCCGCAATCGGACCGGCAGCGACAACGGGCCCCAGCCCGGGGATTGCCAATGCCCCCGCGCCCAAAAGCAGGCCGCCAATGCCGCCGATGGTGCCGCCGGTCAGGGTGCCGTCAGTGATATCATCGTCTTCATATTCTGTGGTACCCTGTTCTTCCCGGGTTTTTTCCTTTTTCGTTACGATATTGATTTCTTCGTTGGTAAATCCTTGTTGCCGCAAATTGGAAACCGCTTTCTCCGCATTCTGGACCGAAGAGAAAACGCCGATAACCACTTTTTGGCCAGTACCTCCGGCGGCGGAATTCACCGTGCCGGCAGAGGTCGGTTGCGCCTGACTGGAAAGAGATGATGTCTGCAAGGCGGATACATCGCTGTTTTGTTGAGAAGCAGCACTGTCTTGCAAATTGTTGGGATTCTGTTGAGTAGCCATATTCACAGTACCTCCTTATTTTATGCAGAATTTGCTACGGTAGTAGGCTACCCGAAAATATGGCTAAGTATACCTATCGGGAATTCTGTCCTCGCTGGCGAAAAATCCGTTCAAAAGAATTGCTTAGATCTACAATAATAACTTCATCACCGATCCGCTTAATGGAGTGCCAGGGAATCACAGGCGATTTGGAATCGCCGAAAAAATGAAATAACCCCCCGCGGTTAGGCAGGACGATAGTTTCAATTGTACCGCTTTGACTGTCAAATGTAAGGTCACAATCCTCAATGACGCCTAACCTGGCTCCGTCTTCAATATTGATGACCTCTTTACCCGTTAAATCGCTCAAACGCATCTTATCACCTCTGTACATATTTTGATCCGCATAACGGAACGGAATTCTTCTTCCCTCATTACTGCGTATCGCTTAAACAAATCGTTTCCAGAGCGGTTGTACCACGGCCGAAAGAATAGCGAAAAGTGCCAGAGGATCAAAAGAAACTTCAAATAGTTCCAAGGTTTGGGGCAAATCAATTTTTAAAAAGGATATCAGCATAATAATGGATAAATAGACTCCGCCGGCTGTTCCAACCAGCTCTTGCAAGGCCATTGATAATGGAGACTGTCTGACGGTATGTTCATTCAATTCAAAGTTATGCCGGTAGTATCGTATTCTTAGCCAAATCGAAACGAGGATAGCGCCGCCCAGTACAATTATCCCCAGCCAAACACGCATCCGAATCCCCCCGCTATATGGTTATGGTCAATGCCGGCATTTTATGTCCAAAAACTCGAATTGGCATTACCTGAACGAATAGCACGACAAAAAAGACCCACCCGGGTCTTTCCATGAGTCAGCAATCAGCAGGCACCGGTCAGCCATCCGTTCTCTCAATTACCTCTCGAGACGCGCCATATCCCCGGCAGCTGCCGTTTCTACTAAAATTACATCGTAACCGATTTTCTGTATCTTTTCCCATCCAATCACAATATCATCATTACGGCCAAAAAGACCCAGAAACTTCCCGGATCCGGGGACGACAATCGCTGTCAACTTTCCTGTTTCAACATCAATTTCGATATCGGTGATCGTGCCCAACCGTCTGCCGTCAATTGTATTAACGACTTCTTTCATTTTTAAGTCACTAGTCTTTAACACATCCTTCACCCCCGCCCCTATTCCCTAACATTATATGAAGGACAAAGGATATATGCGACTAGTTTATTTATTATTTTTTATAGTGTTCTCCAATGCCTGGTTTTGCTGCATCTTTAACTATTTATGATCGTTAAGAGTTAACCATTTTTAGAGCTAACTGTCTCAAAAACTGTCCCAGCCTATACCCCATAATAGGCAGCAACAGCCTGCGTAACAGTCTCTGCATCGCCTGGTAAAAGGTGGCCATAAACATCCAAAGTGATACTTGTTTTTGCATGCCCTAAAATTTTCGATATAGCCTTTATGTTTAATCCCTGGCTGATTGCCACAGAAGCGAAGGTATGCCGTAGTTGGTGAAAGGTTCGTCTTTCAATAGGAGTTTTAGCCATGAGTCGGGTAAATCTGCTATCTAACGTATTCGGATATGTAATATTGCCATCTGGCTCACAAAAAACAAGGTCTAAATCGTTGTACGCCTCGCCTAAGTCGTTTTTTAACCTATTCTGTTGCGCCTGGTGCCATTTCAGCACTTCAATAAGCCTGTTCCCTATGGGAATAGTACGGTACGAGGATTTTGTCTTTAATTTACCCAAATAGGGCTTTTTATCATGTGTCCTATCTACCTTGGCCTGCTGCTTGATCTCTATTCGCTTATTTTTAAAGTCAATATCAGTCCAACGAATACCGCATACTTCTCCGCGCCTTACTCCTGTATGCAGTGTGAAAAAGATGATATTGTATAGGGCGCTGCCAGACCCGCCAGTATCCAAGAGCTTTTTAACTTCCTCCTGATTGAGCGGATGAATCTCCTCTTTTTCGACCTGCGGCAGTTTGATCTTTTTGCATGGGTTTCTCAGAATTAAATGGTCTAATTCGGCAACATTTAAGGCATCAGCCAGTACAGCCTTTATTTGGCCTATATAACTAGGCGCTACTGTTTCACCCTTTTCATTTATAAATCGCTGAATGTCCACCCTTTTTACTTTGTCTATGTCCTTTTTCCCCAATGCTGTGTCCTTGATATGGTTATCAATTATGGTTTGATAGATTATGTAGGATTTTCCAGAGACAGAACTTATTTTGTTGACTTCCAGCCAGGTATCAAGCCATTCCTGCAAGGTCATTTTCTTGGCTTTTGGCTTGACGCCGGCTTCAATTGATCTTAAAAACTCTTTCTTTTTACTCAATACCTCGCCCTGACTTGCCCCGCGTATGGTTGTTCGTTCCAGGTCGTCAGTTTCCGGGTCCCGGTAAGACACCTTTAGCCACCACCGGCCATTAGCGCCTTGTTTTGGTTCTGTACCTGCTCCGTTTTCCCGTCTCGGTCTCGCCATAATCCCTTACCTCCCCGATAATGTAAAAAGGAGTAGGATTAACCTACCCCTCAAAGCCATATGCGCTGGACTTATTTTATCCTCTTAAAAATGATTTCCTCATGATCGCTTACCTTCGCTTCTATCCGGTCAAGCTGGCCCTGCTGCTGGGTTTGTCCCTCGGCCAGTGCTTTGATTGCCGGCTGAATTTTGTTTTCAATGACAAGGTTTGTTTTGGTAATTTTCTTATCTAGCTTACTAAACTGGTCAACGGTGAACTGCTGGAAGGCCGCTACCTGGTTTTCTAAAGCCTCTTGCCTACTATCCATCTTGTCCAGCTTCTCCAGTACCAGCTTTTGAAATTCTTCATTGGTCATCCGCTCCACCCCTTCCACTCTGTCTATAGAATAGCATGATTCATGGATTTTTCAAATAGATTTTCCACTATGTCAACTCTCCGCTGCCGAGCAAGCTTCCGACTGTCCTCGGCACCTGGGGTTTATCATTCCCATTAATTAAAATTGGGGAAATCATGCAGGGAAAGTCTGTTTTCCCCGTCTTAGTTATCAATCTTGTTCTATTCCGTGCATGGTTACGCCATAGTAAAATCAAACTTGCAGAGCAAAACGGTAAGTTTCCATTAAAAAATCTGGTTGCTCAGCGGAAGGTTGCTATGTTTACATTTTCTGAAAATCTAAAAAATATCATGACCATTCGTGGAGTAAACCAAAAATGGCTTGCAAATGCAACAAATACGACAGAAGCAACCATATCACGATACATAAACAAGGTTCATAAGCCAAATTCAAAATTGATTGTTAAAATTGCAGAGGCTTTAGATGTATCTGTTGATTGTCTCCTGGGAGCAACAACAGTCATTCAAATATCAAACGATATCAAAGAATCATCTATTCTCACAGCTTGCTACGCCAAATCCACAGATAGAGATAAAAAGCTCATTTGGGGAATTCTTGAGGATTACCTTACGCTGGATGAAAAGGCGGCCATCGCGCAATATTTCAGCGACAACAAGAAGTCCTCTGGGTCAGCGTAAGTGCAGAGAAAAGGTTATTCACAAAAAAGGCATCATATACGTAGACTTCACAAGAAAATAGGGAGGTGTCTCTTATGGGAGCAAAGGACCTATCGGCCTTCTTGCCGGCGTGATCGCGCAAACAAAAGGCGTATACTATGTAGCAGTTCAATTTAAGGACGGAAAGCGATCGCTGATGGAGGTATACAGAGCGATCGTCAAAGAGGTTTTTTAAGCAAATAAAGACGTCCCTTCAAACTGGTGGGGCGTCTTATTATTTTCCATCGCACCGGATTGTCCGGTGGACAGTCCATTGGACCGGGTATATATATTATATTATTATATATATGGTTATGGTAATGGTTATGGTTACACCGGATTTTTTATGTGACAGTCCACGGATTGTCCGGTGGACACTCAACCATTTATTTTCTCCCACATTGTCGATATTCTCATATAATATAAGGCTTTTCAGGTTTTTACGTTGTCTTTCCATTTTGGTTATTTTTGGATTTCAGCACGATATGTCTCTTCGTTGAAATCATGATTTTCATCATCGTTTTTCGCGGAATTGTAACGGATTATATTGGGACAGTCCTGAGGATTGTCCAAAGGACTGTGGGAGGCCGTATGAAGAAAAGGTATACTTAGGGGTCATTCCTTTTTCACAACGATATAATACCGCTCCGGTAGTTTGGGGTCCTCTTTGACCATCGACAGGATACGCCGCGCCG encodes the following:
- a CDS encoding aspartate-semialdehyde dehydrogenase, whose protein sequence is MKKYNVAILGATGVVGQEFLKLIEERNFPYAELKLLASERSAGKKIEFMGKTFVVEEAVPDSFNDVHIALFAGGSASKTFAPEAVKRGAVVIDNSSTFRMDPNVPLIVPEVNPEAIRNHQGIIANPNCSTIIMVMALKPIHDRAKIKRVVVSTYQAVSGAGKEAIDELTNQVKSIGANRPVTAKILPSASLEKHYQIAFNLIPQIDKFLDSGYTKEEIKMVDETHKILNDDSIGITATTVRVPVYRSHSESVNIELEKDLSIEETKALLAEFPGVVVQDDPVQMEYPMPLFVSDRDEVFVGRIRKDSSVKYGLNMWVVGDQIRKGAALNALQIAEYMIDNNLV
- the dapB gene encoding 4-hydroxy-tetrahydrodipicolinate reductase yields the protein MIRVLVCGAYGKMGREVLKAVHQDEQLSVVGAVDIHSGFADVGSLIGTEKIGVIVGNDLDTVIKETKPQVMVDFTNPGAVLNNLKIAIRNGVCPVVGTTGMSAADIAAVESLCRTSGVNAIIAPNFSIGAVLMMRLSQEAAKILPHAEIIEMHHDQKLDSPSGTALRTAELIEKSRGYLKQGHPQEVEKIPGSRGGELSGMRIHSIRLPGYVAHQEVIFGGLGQTLSIRHDSISRESFMPGVVLACKKVLTVNGCVYGLENILD
- a CDS encoding general stress protein, which codes for MATQQNPNNLQDSAASQQNSDVSALQTSSLSSQAQPTSAGTVNSAAGGTGQKVVIGVFSSVQNAEKAVSNLRQQGFTNEEINIVTKKEKTREEQGTTEYEDDDITDGTLTGGTIGGIGGLLLGAGALAIPGLGPVVAAGPIAAALSGALMGGVAGGLIDWGIPAEVSEHYENRVKEGGILAVIRTSPSNVDKAALVLRQNGAQEVESHNSR
- a CDS encoding YlmC/YmxH family sporulation protein encodes the protein MRLSDLTGKEVINIEDGARLGVIEDCDLTFDSQSGTIETIVLPNRGGLFHFFGDSKSPVIPWHSIKRIGDEVIIVDLSNSFERIFRQRGQNSR
- a CDS encoding YlmC/YmxH family sporulation protein, whose translation is MLKTSDLKMKEVVNTIDGRRLGTITDIEIDVETGKLTAIVVPGSGKFLGLFGRNDDIVIGWEKIQKIGYDVILVETAAAGDMARLER
- the xerC gene encoding tyrosine recombinase XerC, producing the protein MARPRRENGAGTEPKQGANGRWWLKVSYRDPETDDLERTTIRGASQGEVLSKKKEFLRSIEAGVKPKAKKMTLQEWLDTWLEVNKISSVSGKSYIIYQTIIDNHIKDTALGKKDIDKVKRVDIQRFINEKGETVAPSYIGQIKAVLADALNVAELDHLILRNPCKKIKLPQVEKEEIHPLNQEEVKKLLDTGGSGSALYNIIFFTLHTGVRRGEVCGIRWTDIDFKNKRIEIKQQAKVDRTHDKKPYLGKLKTKSSYRTIPIGNRLIEVLKWHQAQQNRLKNDLGEAYNDLDLVFCEPDGNITYPNTLDSRFTRLMAKTPIERRTFHQLRHTFASVAISQGLNIKAISKILGHAKTSITLDVYGHLLPGDAETVTQAVAAYYGV
- a CDS encoding helix-turn-helix domain-containing protein, whose translation is MQGKSVFPVLVINLVLFRAWLRHSKIKLAEQNGKFPLKNLVAQRKVAMFTFSENLKNIMTIRGVNQKWLANATNTTEATISRYINKVHKPNSKLIVKIAEALDVSVDCLLGATTVIQISNDIKESSILTACYAKSTDRDKKLIWGILEDYLTLDEKAAIAQYFSDNKKSSGSA